In Actinomycetota bacterium, a genomic segment contains:
- a CDS encoding inorganic diphosphatase — protein MIFDVTIEIPAGSRNKYEVDHETGRIRLDRMLFTSTRYPHDYGFIEDTLGQDGDPLDALVMTQEPTFPGVVIRCRAVGMFRMTDEAGGDDKVLCIPSGDPRLEHLRDIHHIAEFDRLEIQHFFEVYKDLEPGKSVEGASWEGRHEAEDEIRASQKRYVPNPNHKR, from the coding sequence TTGATATTCGACGTCACGATTGAAATCCCAGCCGGTAGCAGAAACAAGTACGAGGTCGACCACGAGACCGGCCGAATTCGCCTCGATCGGATGCTGTTCACCTCAACTCGCTACCCACATGACTATGGATTCATTGAGGACACCCTTGGTCAAGACGGAGACCCACTCGATGCGCTCGTCATGACTCAGGAGCCCACCTTTCCTGGTGTCGTGATTCGATGCCGCGCAGTTGGCATGTTCCGCATGACCGATGAAGCTGGTGGCGACGACAAGGTGCTGTGCATTCCCTCTGGTGACCCACGCCTGGAGCACTTGCGCGACATCCATCACATCGCGGAATTCGACCGTCTGGAGATCCAGCACTTCTTCGAGGTCTACAAGGACCTTGAGCCTGGCAAGAGCGTTGAAGGCGCATCATGGGAAGGCCGCCACGAGGCTGAGGACGAGATTCGTGCCTCCCAGAAGCGCTACGTGCCGAACCCGAACCACAAGCGCTGA